A region from the Mycolicibacterium litorale genome encodes:
- a CDS encoding cytochrome P450, which produces MTASLSHQARFELATAQTWPNPWPMYAALRDHDPVHRVVPPQQPDSDYYVLSRHADVWRAARDHETFSSAHGLTVNYGELELIGLADNPPFVMQDPPTHTEFRKLVSRGFTPRQVEAVEPAVRAFVVERIEALRANGGGDIVRELFKPLPSMVVAHYLGVPEADRAQFDGWTEAIVAANTESGGVIGAGDAIGAMMAYFAELIERRRREPGDDTISHLVAADVDVLPVLAFTFTMVTGGNDTTTGMLGGTVQLLHQRPVQRRMLAARPELIADAVDEFLRLTSPVQGLARTATRDVTIGDTTIPAGRKVLLLYGSANRDEREFGPDAGELDVTRRPRNILTFSHGAHFCLGAAAARMQSRVALTELLARCPEFTVDEDGIVWAGGSYVRRPLSVPFAL; this is translated from the coding sequence ATGACGGCGAGTTTGTCTCATCAGGCCCGGTTCGAATTGGCGACCGCGCAGACGTGGCCGAACCCGTGGCCCATGTATGCCGCCCTGCGTGACCACGACCCGGTCCACCGTGTCGTGCCACCGCAGCAGCCCGACTCCGACTACTACGTGCTGTCGCGCCACGCCGACGTCTGGCGCGCCGCCCGCGACCACGAGACGTTCTCCTCGGCCCACGGCCTGACCGTCAACTACGGCGAACTGGAACTGATCGGCCTTGCCGACAACCCGCCGTTCGTCATGCAGGACCCGCCGACGCACACCGAGTTCCGCAAGCTGGTGTCGCGCGGGTTCACGCCCCGGCAGGTGGAGGCCGTCGAACCGGCGGTGCGCGCCTTCGTCGTCGAACGCATCGAGGCGCTACGCGCCAACGGCGGCGGCGACATCGTGCGCGAACTGTTCAAACCGCTGCCGTCGATGGTGGTCGCGCACTACCTCGGCGTCCCCGAGGCCGACCGGGCGCAGTTCGACGGGTGGACCGAGGCGATCGTGGCGGCCAACACCGAATCCGGCGGCGTGATCGGTGCCGGCGACGCGATCGGCGCGATGATGGCCTACTTCGCCGAACTGATCGAACGGCGCAGGCGCGAACCCGGTGACGACACCATCAGCCACCTGGTCGCCGCCGACGTGGACGTGCTGCCGGTGCTGGCGTTCACGTTCACGATGGTCACCGGCGGCAACGACACCACCACCGGAATGCTCGGCGGCACAGTACAACTGCTGCATCAGCGCCCCGTCCAGCGCCGGATGCTGGCCGCCCGTCCGGAGCTGATCGCCGACGCCGTCGACGAGTTCCTGCGGCTCACCTCACCGGTGCAGGGTCTGGCTCGCACCGCGACCCGCGACGTCACGATCGGCGACACCACGATCCCGGCTGGGCGCAAGGTGTTGCTGCTCTACGGGTCGGCCAATCGCGACGAGCGCGAATTCGGGCCGGACGCAGGCGAACTCGACGTGACACGCAGACCACGCAACATCCTGACGTTCAGCCACGGCGCCCACTTCTGTCTCGGCGCGGCCGCGGCCAGGATGCAGTCGCGGGTCGCACTGACCGAACTGCTGGCCCGCTGCCCCGAGTTCACGGTCGACGAGGACGGGATCGTCTGGGCCGGTGGCAGTTACGTGCGGCGTCCGCTGTCGGTGCCGTTCGCTTTGTGA
- a CDS encoding TetR/AcrR family transcriptional regulator, with translation MEPDRILDAAERLFAERDAASVGMNDIAAAAGCSRATLYRYFDSRDTLHTAYVHREAQRLYRTLTEQLNGIADPGRRLIEGALITLRSVRENPALASWFAPTARPIGGEWADRSEVVRVMVEAFVRSLGETRDVERRARWLVRILTSLLLFPGADEHDERAMLEDFVAPAMIGPVRPASTPGP, from the coding sequence ATGGAACCGGACCGCATCCTCGACGCGGCCGAGCGGCTATTCGCCGAACGCGACGCCGCGAGCGTCGGGATGAACGACATCGCCGCGGCGGCCGGATGTTCCCGCGCGACGCTCTACCGCTACTTCGACAGCCGCGACACCCTGCACACCGCCTACGTGCACCGCGAGGCGCAGCGGCTCTACCGCACGCTCACCGAACAGCTGAACGGGATCGCAGATCCCGGCCGGCGACTGATCGAGGGCGCGCTCATCACGCTGCGCAGTGTCCGCGAGAACCCCGCGCTCGCCTCGTGGTTCGCCCCCACGGCCAGGCCGATCGGCGGCGAGTGGGCCGACCGGTCCGAGGTCGTGAGGGTCATGGTCGAGGCGTTCGTGCGCTCACTCGGCGAAACCCGCGATGTCGAACGCCGGGCCCGCTGGCTGGTGCGGATCCTCACCTCACTGCTGTTGTTCCCGGGCGCCGACGAACACGACGAGCGCGCGATGCTCGAGGACTTCGTGGCGCCGGCGATGATCGGCCCGGTCAGACCTGCCAGTACGCCTGGGCCTTGA
- a CDS encoding siderophore-interacting protein, translated as MSDKKPSRGFSGAVLKLMRAGDYTFTVTGRQEVGPYYLRLSFTAGGMLADNPPHPTQWVRVWFADGDKQHQRGYTLVNPDPAGDTVDIEFALHDGVASQWARDAQPGDTLDITVLGSNFALPEPRPAGYVIVGDTASLPAINSLLAAIGDAPARVFLEAGHEEDKQLPVARSSDVTWVDRKNGGEALIETVAAAAFDAADHFGWVACDNRTTRAVSKVFREDYKIPKKSIKAQAYWQV; from the coding sequence ATGTCCGACAAGAAACCGTCGCGCGGGTTCAGCGGCGCCGTCCTCAAGCTGATGCGGGCGGGCGACTACACGTTCACGGTCACCGGCAGGCAGGAGGTCGGGCCGTACTACCTGCGGCTGAGCTTCACCGCCGGCGGCATGCTCGCCGACAACCCGCCGCACCCGACGCAGTGGGTGCGGGTGTGGTTCGCCGACGGCGACAAACAGCATCAGCGCGGCTACACGCTGGTCAATCCGGACCCGGCGGGCGACACCGTCGACATCGAGTTCGCCCTGCACGACGGGGTGGCCTCGCAGTGGGCGCGCGACGCGCAACCCGGTGACACCCTCGACATCACCGTGCTGGGCAGCAACTTCGCCCTGCCCGAACCGCGTCCGGCCGGCTACGTCATCGTCGGCGACACCGCCTCGCTGCCCGCGATCAACTCGCTGCTCGCCGCGATCGGCGACGCCCCGGCCCGGGTGTTCCTCGAGGCGGGCCACGAAGAGGACAAGCAACTGCCGGTGGCGCGCAGTTCCGACGTCACCTGGGTGGACCGCAAGAACGGCGGTGAGGCGCTCATCGAGACGGTCGCCGCGGCGGCCTTCGACGCCGCCGATCACTTCGGGTGGGTGGCCTGCGACAACCGCACCACCCGGGCGGTGTCCAAGGTGTTCCGCGAGGACTACAAGATCCCGAAGAAGTCGATCAAGGCCCAGGCGTACTGGCAGGTCTGA
- a CDS encoding acyltransferase family protein — protein sequence MTSQRDLREPVAQGGLESVSTVERVASLTGVRAVAALLVVLTHAAYTTGKYPQGFAGLVYSRMEIGVPIFFVLSGFLLFRPWVQAAAHGRPAPSVRRYAWHRVRRIMPAYVVTVVAAYLVYHFRTAGPNPGHTWEGLFRNLTLTQIYTDSYLYSFLHQGLTQMWSLAVEAAFYVVLPALAYVLLVVLCRRAWRPGVLLAGLAAFAAVSPLWLWLVHTVDWLPDGARLWLPTYLVWFLGGMLLAVLQAMGVRVYALAAIPLAVVCYLIASTPIAGEPTTSPAGLWEALAKTAFYAIIATLTVAPLALGNRGVYARFLASRPMVFLGEISYEIFLIHLITMEIVMVEILRYPIYTGSIGWLFVATMVVTIPLAWVLHRFTRVRT from the coding sequence GTGACCTCACAGCGCGACCTGCGGGAACCGGTAGCCCAGGGTGGACTGGAATCGGTCTCGACCGTCGAGCGGGTCGCCTCGCTGACAGGTGTCCGCGCGGTCGCCGCGCTGCTGGTGGTGCTGACGCACGCCGCCTACACCACCGGCAAGTATCCGCAGGGGTTCGCGGGTCTGGTGTACTCGCGCATGGAGATCGGGGTGCCGATCTTCTTCGTGCTGTCGGGTTTCCTGCTGTTCCGCCCGTGGGTGCAGGCCGCGGCGCACGGCCGTCCGGCCCCGTCGGTGCGCCGTTACGCGTGGCACCGGGTGCGGCGCATCATGCCGGCGTACGTCGTCACCGTGGTGGCGGCCTACCTCGTCTACCACTTCCGCACCGCCGGCCCGAATCCCGGGCACACCTGGGAGGGGCTCTTCCGCAACCTCACGCTGACCCAGATCTACACCGACAGCTACCTGTACTCGTTCCTGCACCAGGGACTGACGCAGATGTGGAGCCTCGCCGTCGAGGCGGCGTTCTACGTCGTGCTGCCCGCGCTGGCCTACGTGCTGCTGGTCGTGCTGTGCCGGCGGGCATGGCGGCCCGGGGTGCTGCTGGCCGGGTTGGCCGCGTTCGCCGCGGTGTCGCCGCTGTGGCTGTGGCTGGTGCACACCGTCGACTGGCTGCCCGACGGTGCCCGCCTGTGGCTGCCGACGTATCTGGTGTGGTTCCTCGGCGGCATGCTGCTGGCGGTGCTGCAGGCGATGGGCGTGCGCGTGTACGCGCTGGCGGCCATCCCGCTGGCCGTCGTCTGCTATCTGATCGCCTCCACGCCGATCGCCGGTGAGCCCACCACCTCGCCCGCGGGGCTGTGGGAGGCGCTGGCCAAGACCGCGTTCTACGCGATCATCGCGACGCTGACGGTCGCGCCCTTGGCCCTGGGGAACCGCGGGGTGTACGCGCGGTTCCTGGCCAGCCGGCCGATGGTCTTCCTCGGCGAGATCTCCTACGAGATCTTCCTGATCCACCTGATCACGATGGAGATCGTGATGGTCGAGATCCTGCGGTACCCGATCTACACCGGCTCGATCGGGTGGCTGTTCGTCGCAACGATGGTGGTGACGATCCCGCTGGCCTGGGTGCTGCACCGGTTCACGAGGGTGCGTACGTAG
- a CDS encoding DEAD/DEAH box helicase has protein sequence MTSPEPESTGTETTFADLQIHPSVLRAVTDVGYETPSAIQAATIPAMLAGSDVVGLAQTGTGKTAAFAIPILSKIDTDSRATQALVLAPTRELALQVAEAFGRYGAHLNVNVLPVYGGSSYGPQLAGLKRGAQIVVGTPGRVIDHLEKGSLDLSHLDYMVLDEADEMLQMGFAEDVERILADTPEYKQVALFSATMPPGIRKITSKYLHDPVEVTVKAKTQTAENITQRYIQVSGPRKMDALTRLLEVEPFEAMIVFVRTKQATEEVAEKLRARGFAAAAINGDIPQAVRERTISQLKDGTIDILIATDVAARGLDVERISHVLNYDIPHDPESYVHRIGRTGRAGRSGTALLFVTPRERHLLNSIERVTRQKLVESQLPSVEDVNAQRVEKFRDSISEALNAPGIDLFRRLIEDYERDNNVPLADIAAALAVQSRNGEAFLMTEPPPEKRREREDRPPRREKDRPPREGLATYRISVGKRHKVGPGHIVGAIANEGGLNRSDFGHINIRLDYSLVELPAKLSKQTLKALEETRISGVKINLQPDRGPGKPHHKKHK, from the coding sequence ATGACGTCCCCTGAGCCGGAGTCCACCGGCACCGAGACCACCTTCGCTGATCTGCAGATTCACCCTTCGGTGCTGCGGGCGGTGACCGACGTCGGATACGAGACGCCGTCGGCCATCCAGGCCGCCACCATCCCGGCGATGCTCGCCGGCTCCGACGTCGTCGGCCTCGCGCAGACCGGGACGGGCAAGACCGCGGCGTTCGCGATCCCGATCCTGTCGAAGATCGACACCGACAGCCGGGCCACCCAGGCGCTGGTCCTGGCGCCGACGCGTGAGCTCGCGCTGCAGGTCGCCGAGGCCTTCGGCCGCTACGGCGCGCATCTGAACGTCAACGTGCTGCCGGTGTACGGCGGTTCGTCCTACGGTCCGCAGCTGGCCGGTCTCAAGCGGGGTGCGCAGATCGTCGTCGGCACGCCGGGCCGGGTCATCGACCACCTGGAGAAGGGCAGCCTCGACCTGTCGCACCTGGACTACATGGTGCTCGACGAGGCCGACGAGATGCTGCAGATGGGGTTCGCCGAAGACGTCGAGCGCATCCTCGCCGACACGCCCGAGTACAAGCAGGTCGCGCTGTTCTCGGCGACCATGCCGCCCGGCATCCGCAAGATCACCAGCAAGTACCTGCACGATCCCGTCGAGGTGACGGTCAAGGCGAAGACGCAGACCGCCGAGAACATCACCCAGCGCTACATCCAGGTGTCGGGTCCCCGCAAGATGGATGCGCTCACCCGGCTCCTCGAGGTCGAACCGTTCGAGGCGATGATCGTGTTCGTCCGCACCAAGCAGGCCACCGAGGAGGTGGCCGAGAAGCTGCGGGCGCGCGGATTCGCGGCGGCGGCCATCAACGGCGACATCCCGCAGGCCGTGCGCGAGCGGACCATCTCACAGCTCAAGGACGGCACGATCGACATCCTGATCGCCACCGACGTCGCCGCGCGCGGACTCGACGTCGAGCGGATCTCGCACGTGCTGAACTACGACATCCCGCACGATCCGGAGTCCTACGTGCACCGCATCGGGCGCACCGGCCGGGCGGGACGGTCGGGTACCGCGCTGCTGTTCGTCACCCCTCGTGAGCGGCATCTGCTGAACTCGATCGAACGCGTCACGCGGCAGAAGCTCGTCGAATCCCAGCTGCCGTCGGTCGAGGACGTCAACGCCCAGCGCGTCGAGAAGTTCCGCGACTCGATCAGCGAGGCGCTCAACGCACCGGGGATCGACCTGTTCCGCCGCCTCATCGAGGACTACGAGCGCGACAACAACGTGCCGCTGGCCGACATCGCCGCGGCGCTGGCCGTGCAGTCGCGCAACGGCGAGGCGTTCCTGATGACCGAACCGCCGCCGGAGAAGCGCCGCGAACGCGAGGACCGTCCGCCCCGCCGGGAGAAGGACCGTCCGCCCCGCGAAGGGCTGGCGACCTACCGCATCTCGGTGGGCAAACGGCACAAGGTGGGCCCCGGCCACATCGTCGGCGCCATCGCCAACGAGGGCGGGCTCAACCGCAGCGACTTCGGGCACATCAACATCCGGCTGGACTACTCGCTGGTCGAACTGCCCGCGAAGCTGTCGAAGCAGACGCTCAAGGCGCTCGAGGAGACCCGCATCTCCGGCGTCAAGATCAACTTGCAGCCCGATCGTGGGCCGGGAAAGCCGCACCACAAGAAGCACAAGTGA
- a CDS encoding LppP/LprE family lipoprotein gives MKRVVSIAIGIAVNTAALSALVGCGSGDSTVSKTPEATAPPPAVTTPSIAPTVGPPPPSAGPADPCAVNLAAPEIAKAVSELPRDPRSNQAWSPEPVAGNYNECAQLSAVIVRANTNAENPNTRAVMFHLGKFIPTGVPDTYGFNGLDPAGTTGDTVALRYSGEVDGLASVVRFRWNGNGVELIGNTG, from the coding sequence GTGAAACGGGTGGTCTCGATCGCAATCGGTATCGCCGTGAATACCGCCGCACTGTCGGCCCTCGTCGGCTGCGGCTCCGGGGACTCGACGGTGTCCAAGACACCCGAGGCCACGGCGCCTCCGCCGGCCGTCACCACCCCGAGCATCGCCCCCACCGTCGGACCCCCGCCACCGTCGGCCGGACCCGCCGACCCGTGCGCGGTGAACCTCGCCGCCCCCGAGATCGCCAAGGCCGTGTCCGAACTGCCCCGCGATCCACGCAGCAACCAGGCGTGGAGTCCCGAACCGGTGGCGGGCAACTACAACGAGTGCGCCCAACTGTCGGCGGTGATCGTGCGCGCCAACACCAACGCCGAGAACCCCAACACCCGCGCGGTGATGTTCCACCTCGGCAAGTTCATCCCCACCGGGGTGCCCGACACCTACGGCTTCAACGGCCTCGACCCCGCGGGCACCACCGGCGACACCGTCGCGCTGCGCTACTCCGGTGAGGTCGACGGGCTGGCCAGTGTCGTGCGGTTCCGCTGGAACGGCAACGGCGTCGAGCTGATCGGCAACACCGGCTAG
- a CDS encoding TM0106 family RecB-like putative nuclease: MFVESVGAHDDATSSRVIYSASDLAAAARCEYALLRSFDARLGWGPPVAVSDDLLARTAELGDDHERRHLEELRADAEHNVTVIGRPPYTVAGLTAAAEATTRAVARRAPVIYQAAMFDGRFAGFADFLILTGDRYLLRDTKLARSVKVEALLQLAAYAEALTAAGVPVADEVELVLGDGATARYPLEELLPVYRPRRAALQRLLDGHLAGGTPVRWEDTDIRACFRCPECSVQVRAQDDLLLVAGMRVSQRARFLDAGITTVAELAEHRGPVAELPARTVTALSAQARLQIAPRDDGKPPYEVADPQPLMLLPEPDKGDLFFDFEGDPLWTDDGHEWGLEYLFGVLDTADGFHPLWAHDRPQERRALEDFLEMVRKRRRRHPNMHIYHYAAYEKTALLRLAGRYGVGEDAVDDLLRSGVLVDLYPLVRKSFRIGTENYSLKSLEPLYMGGQLRTGDVTTAAASITQYAEYCELCAAGRDDEAAGVLKQIEDYNRYDCTSTRKLRDWLVCRAIDCEVPPRGPQPVIRDGAAAEPVDALDRALCRYAGDELEGRTPEQAAVAMIAAARGYHRREDKPFWWSHFDRLNNPVDEWADSTDVFLVDSARVEADWHTPPRARKPQRRVRLRGAMAAGVLGREMYALYAPPTPAGLSDDPDRRAAGSATVVECDALDAPTEVVIVERTPRDGDEFDHLPFALTPGPPIRTSALRDSIEATATELAERLPRLPATAVTDILLRRPPRTRSGAPLPVGRDIPEAITAALLDLDSSYLAVHGPPGTGKTFTAAAIIAGLVNTHHWRIGVVAQSHAVVENLFCGIIDAGVDAARVAKKRGHGDDTCWTVLDEAAFPGFVADHDGCVIGGTAWDFANANRVPRGCLDLLVIEEAGQFCLANTIAVAPAAANLLLLGDPQQLPQVSQGTHPEPVDTSTLGWLVDGAHTLPAERGYFLDVSYRMHPAVCAAVSRLSYDGRLQSFDAVTAARTLDGWAPGVQELTVAHDGNATESPEEADAIVDRIVSMLGATWTDEDGPRPLTESDVMVVTPYNAQVVLLRHRLDGAGLTGVRVGTVDKFQGQQAPVVFISMVASSIDDVPRGISFLLNRNRLNVAISRAKYVAVIVRSESLTEYLPSTPRGLVELGAFLSLTT; the protein is encoded by the coding sequence GTGTTCGTCGAATCCGTTGGGGCGCACGACGACGCTACATCCAGCAGGGTCATCTACAGCGCATCCGATCTCGCCGCGGCCGCCCGCTGCGAGTACGCGCTGCTGCGCTCCTTCGACGCCCGGCTGGGCTGGGGTCCGCCCGTGGCCGTCTCCGACGACCTGCTGGCCCGCACCGCCGAACTCGGTGACGATCACGAACGGCGCCACCTCGAGGAGCTGAGGGCCGACGCCGAGCACAACGTCACCGTCATCGGCAGGCCGCCCTACACCGTCGCCGGGCTGACCGCCGCGGCCGAGGCGACCACCCGCGCCGTCGCGCGCCGGGCACCGGTCATCTACCAGGCCGCGATGTTCGACGGCCGCTTCGCCGGATTCGCCGACTTCCTGATCCTCACCGGCGACCGCTACCTGTTGCGTGACACCAAGCTGGCGCGCTCGGTGAAGGTCGAGGCACTGCTACAGCTCGCGGCCTACGCCGAGGCGCTGACCGCGGCGGGGGTTCCCGTCGCCGACGAGGTCGAACTCGTGCTCGGGGACGGCGCGACCGCCCGCTATCCCCTCGAGGAACTGCTGCCGGTGTACCGCCCGCGGCGGGCCGCGCTGCAACGACTTCTCGACGGGCACCTGGCCGGCGGCACACCGGTGCGCTGGGAGGACACCGACATCCGCGCCTGCTTCCGCTGCCCCGAGTGCAGCGTCCAGGTGCGGGCGCAGGACGATCTGCTGCTGGTCGCGGGGATGCGGGTGAGCCAGCGGGCCCGGTTCCTCGACGCCGGCATCACCACCGTGGCCGAACTCGCCGAACACCGCGGCCCCGTCGCGGAGTTGCCCGCGCGGACGGTGACGGCCCTGAGCGCGCAGGCCCGGTTGCAGATCGCGCCGCGCGACGACGGCAAACCGCCGTACGAGGTCGCCGACCCGCAGCCGCTGATGCTGCTGCCCGAACCGGACAAGGGCGACCTGTTCTTCGACTTCGAAGGCGACCCGCTGTGGACCGACGACGGCCACGAATGGGGGCTGGAGTACCTGTTCGGAGTGCTCGACACGGCCGACGGGTTCCACCCGCTGTGGGCGCACGACCGGCCGCAGGAACGCCGGGCGCTCGAAGACTTTCTCGAGATGGTGCGCAAACGGCGCAGACGCCATCCCAACATGCACATCTACCACTACGCCGCCTACGAGAAGACCGCGCTGCTGCGGCTCGCCGGCCGCTACGGCGTCGGCGAGGACGCCGTCGACGACCTGCTGCGCAGCGGTGTGCTGGTCGACCTGTATCCGTTGGTACGCAAGAGCTTTCGGATCGGGACCGAGAACTACAGCCTCAAGTCGCTCGAACCGCTGTACATGGGCGGCCAGCTGCGCACCGGCGACGTGACCACGGCCGCGGCGTCCATCACCCAGTACGCCGAGTACTGTGAGCTGTGCGCCGCCGGCCGCGACGACGAGGCCGCCGGTGTGCTCAAGCAGATCGAGGACTACAACCGGTACGACTGCACGTCCACCCGCAAACTGCGTGACTGGCTGGTGTGCCGGGCCATCGACTGCGAGGTTCCGCCGCGGGGGCCGCAACCGGTGATCCGCGACGGCGCCGCGGCCGAACCCGTCGACGCCCTCGACCGCGCGCTGTGCCGCTACGCCGGTGACGAACTGGAGGGCCGCACCCCCGAGCAGGCGGCGGTCGCGATGATCGCCGCCGCCCGCGGCTATCACCGCCGCGAGGACAAGCCGTTCTGGTGGTCGCACTTCGACCGGCTCAACAACCCCGTCGACGAATGGGCCGACAGCACCGACGTCTTTCTCGTCGACAGTGCCCGGGTCGAGGCGGACTGGCACACGCCGCCGCGCGCCCGGAAACCGCAGCGGCGTGTCCGGCTTCGCGGTGCGATGGCGGCGGGGGTGCTGGGCCGGGAGATGTACGCGCTCTACGCGCCCCCCACCCCGGCCGGCCTCAGCGACGACCCGGACCGCCGCGCGGCGGGCAGCGCCACCGTCGTCGAATGCGACGCCCTCGACGCCCCGACCGAAGTGGTCATCGTCGAGCGGACGCCCCGCGACGGCGACGAGTTCGACCACCTTCCCTTCGCACTCACGCCGGGGCCGCCGATCCGCACGAGCGCGCTGCGCGACTCGATCGAGGCCACCGCCACCGAACTCGCCGAGCGCCTGCCACGGCTGCCCGCGACGGCGGTCACCGACATCCTGTTGCGCAGGCCGCCCCGCACCCGCAGCGGTGCACCGCTGCCCGTCGGTCGCGACATCCCGGAGGCGATCACCGCCGCGCTGCTCGATCTCGACTCGTCCTATCTGGCGGTCCACGGCCCGCCGGGGACGGGTAAGACGTTCACCGCGGCGGCGATCATCGCCGGCCTGGTCAACACCCACCACTGGCGCATCGGTGTGGTGGCGCAGTCGCATGCCGTGGTGGAGAACCTGTTCTGCGGGATCATCGACGCGGGTGTGGACGCGGCGCGAGTGGCCAAGAAACGCGGGCACGGCGACGACACGTGCTGGACGGTGCTCGACGAGGCGGCGTTCCCCGGTTTCGTCGCGGATCACGACGGCTGCGTGATCGGCGGTACCGCATGGGATTTCGCTAACGCCAACCGGGTTCCGCGCGGCTGTCTTGACCTGCTGGTCATCGAGGAGGCAGGCCAGTTCTGCCTCGCCAATACGATCGCCGTCGCACCGGCCGCCGCGAATCTGCTGCTGCTCGGCGATCCACAGCAGCTGCCGCAGGTCAGCCAGGGCACCCATCCCGAACCGGTCGACACGTCCACGCTCGGATGGTTGGTCGACGGCGCACACACGCTGCCCGCCGAGCGCGGCTACTTCCTCGACGTGTCGTACCGAATGCACCCGGCGGTGTGCGCGGCGGTGTCGCGGCTGTCGTATGACGGTCGGCTGCAGTCGTTCGACGCGGTGACCGCGGCGCGCACCCTCGACGGGTGGGCGCCGGGGGTGCAGGAGCTGACCGTCGCGCACGACGGCAACGCCACGGAGAGTCCCGAGGAGGCCGACGCGATCGTCGACCGAATCGTGTCGATGCTGGGAGCGACGTGGACCGACGAAGACGGCCCGCGACCGCTCACCGAATCCGACGTGATGGTCGTGACGCCGTACAACGCCCAGGTGGTGCTGTTGCGCCACCGACTCGACGGTGCGGGACTGACCGGCGTGCGGGTCGGCACGGTCGACAAGTTCCAGGGCCAGCAGGCGCCGGTGGTGTTCATCTCCATGGTCGCGTCCTCGATCGACGATGTGCCGCGCGGAATCTCGTTCCTGCTGAACAGGAATCGGCTCAATGTGGCGATCAGCCGGGCGAAGTACGTGGCGGTGATCGTGCGGTCGGAGTCGCTGACCGAGTATCTGCCGTCGACGCCGAGGGGGCTGGTCGAGCTCGGCGCATTCCTGTCGCTGACGACGTAG